The following proteins are encoded in a genomic region of Fibrobacter sp.:
- a CDS encoding phosphomannomutase, protein SNEMMATWKFEPVSKVDWEIIDSLKIYKEFLIKQGTIKFDRIKDFIKKGRLTLVCDHVHGSTRRRPAALLDNPECLITLRNEDDSLFGGIAPEPSSKNLEKVRKVLDESQSWFRLGAIFDPDGDRIRFYDGSREIDMNQFGAIAFHYMATWRKEQGVVAKSVATSNFVNIIAEKLGVPVMETPVGFKNFRPWLSRTAKDKALVAFEESDGISGLNNTLEKDAQFGLLIALEIMAVTGKNLGEYLDALYEEFGRFYPSRAGFEVDKSLVGAPLIAKVNAVAEAAQVGAKVMVGSTEKTVKQLLTLDGVKIIFEDDSWMLVRPSGTEPKVRIYTECRNPDEKDPMFEAAKALFYKN, encoded by the coding sequence TCCAACGAAATGATGGCTACCTGGAAGTTTGAACCGGTATCCAAGGTTGACTGGGAAATCATCGATTCCCTGAAGATCTACAAGGAATTCCTCATCAAGCAGGGTACCATCAAGTTTGACCGTATCAAGGACTTCATCAAGAAGGGCCGCCTCACTCTCGTCTGCGACCACGTTCACGGTTCTACCCGTCGTCGTCCGGCTGCTCTCCTGGACAATCCGGAATGCCTCATCACTCTCCGCAACGAAGACGACAGCCTCTTCGGCGGTATCGCACCGGAACCGTCTTCCAAGAACTTGGAAAAGGTCCGCAAGGTTCTCGATGAAAGCCAGAGCTGGTTCCGCCTTGGCGCAATCTTTGACCCGGATGGTGACCGTATCCGTTTCTACGATGGTTCTCGCGAAATCGACATGAACCAGTTCGGTGCAATCGCTTTCCACTACATGGCTACCTGGCGCAAGGAACAGGGCGTGGTTGCCAAGTCCGTTGCTACCTCCAACTTCGTGAACATCATTGCTGAAAAGCTTGGCGTTCCTGTCATGGAAACTCCGGTTGGCTTCAAGAACTTCCGCCCCTGGCTCTCTCGCACCGCCAAGGACAAGGCTCTCGTTGCCTTCGAAGAATCCGATGGTATCTCCGGCCTCAACAACACTCTTGAAAAGGACGCTCAGTTCGGCCTCCTCATCGCTCTTGAAATCATGGCTGTTACCGGCAAGAACCTGGGTGAATACCTGGATGCCCTCTACGAAGAATTCGGCCGCTTCTACCCGAGCCGTGCAGGCTTCGAAGTGGACAAGTCCCTCGTTGGCGCTCCGCTCATCGCCAAGGTGAACGCTGTTGCCGAAGCTGCTCAGGTCGGTGCTAAGGTCATGGTCGGCTCTACCGAGAAGACCGTCAAGCAGCTCTTGACTTTGGACGGCGTAAAGATTATTTTCGAAGATGATTCCTGGATGCTGGTTCGCCCGTCCGGTACCGAACCCAAGGTTCGTATTTATACCGAATGCCGCAATCCGGATGAAAAGGACCCGATGTTCGAAGCAGCCAAGGCCCTGTTCTACAAGAACTAA